TGATCCGGCACGAACCTCCTTGAACCGTTCACTAAGCCGAGTCGAAGCGCCGCGCAAGGTTTCGACAAGCTCAACCCGAACGGATATTTCAAGTTCAAAGAGGCCGGCTCAATGGTTCGATCTTAGGAGGACTAAAGAGAATTGCGTCGCTGGGCCCGCGCTGGGCCGCGTTAAGGTGCTTTGCTTAAAAGTCGCAAATCGCCCTGCTGCGGTGTGCTGGGGCGCCTGCGGGAGTGGCGTTACACGCGCTGCTTGCCCAGCTTGCGGCTGAGGGTGCGCCGGTGCATGCCCAGGCGGCGTGCGGCTTCGGAGATGTTGAAGTCACTCTCTGCCAACACCTCGTGGATGCGCTCCCACTCCAGCGTTTTGATGGAGCTGGAGCGGTTGGTGAGTTCGACCTCGGGGTTGCCCTCTTGCAGGGCAAAGGCGGCCTCGATGTCGTCGGTGTTGGAGGGCTTGGCCAGGTAGTGGCCCGCGCCGAGTTTGATGGCCTCGACCGCCGTGGCAATGCTGGCAAAGCCGGTAAGCACGACGATGCGCATCTTGGCGCTGTGCTCATGCAGCGTGCGTACGCAGGCCAGGCCGGTGGCTTCGCCCTTGAGTTTGAGGTCCACCACGGCGTACTGGGGCACATGCTCTGTCAGCAACTCCTCCACCCGCGCCATGCCATCGGCGTGCAGCACCCGGTAGCCGCGCCGCTCAAACGAGCGCGCCAGGGTGCGTGCGAAGGCATCGTCGTCTTCCACGATCAGCAGCAGGCGTTCAGTGTCCATGGTCCTCGGGGGCGGTGGCTTGCAGGGTGATGGCGGGCAGCGATAGTGTGATGGTGACCTCGGCGCCGCCGTCTGGGCGGTTGTGTGCCACCACACTGCCGCCCAGCGTGCGCGCCACGTTCATCGACAGGAACAGGCCCAAGCCGCCCCCAGGGCGCCCTTTGGTGGACTGGTAGGGCGTCCCGAGGTGCGTGAGCACTTCGGTGGTGAAGCCCGGACCCCGGTCGGTGACCACGATTCGCAACGCATCGGCATCGCGCTGTGCCTGCAAGCTCACCCAGTGCGGCGATGCGTCCCGTGCATTGTCCAGCACATTGAAGACCATTTGCTCGAGCGTGACATCGGCCACCATGGGGCTGTCGTCTTCGATGAGGTTGTCGTATACGAATTCCTGAACCGACCGGGTGGTGCGCCAGTCTTGCACCAGCGTGTCCAGAAACTGGCGCACGGTGGTCTGGCTGGAGAGCTCGCCCCGTGTCTCACCCGCCGACAGCAGGATGCCGCTCACGATGGTCTTGCAGCGTTTGACCTGGGCTTCCATCTCCGCAATGTCTTCTTGCAGCGTAGCGTCGGAGGCCAGAGCGGGGACGCGTTTCCAGTCGCCCAGGATCACGGCCAAGGTGGCCAGGGGTGTGCCCAATTCGTGCGCGGCGCCAGAGGCGAGCAGCCCCATGCGCACGATGTGTTCTTCCTCCGCTGCCCGCTGGCGCACGGCGGCCAGTCGCGCATCGCGCCGGCGCAGGTTGTGGCTGATGCGGGTGATGAAGATCACGACCAAGATGGCGTTGAGCATGAAGCACACCAGCAGGCCCAGCACGTAGGGGCTGGCCCAGCCGTCGTGCACATTGGTGGCCAGTGGCAGGGGCTGGCTGTGCTGTGAGAGCAGCATGACGCAGGCCGATGCCACCACCACGATGGACCAGATGTAGCCCCCGCGCAGCAACATGGCCCCCACGGCAATCTGCAGCAGGTACAGGAAGACAAACGGGTTGCCGATGCCACCGCTCAGGTACAGCTGCGCGGTGAGTGCACCCACGTCCACCAGCAGGGCAATGAACAGTTCCACATCGTGCACGCTGCGGCGGGTGCGCCAGCGCAGCAGGCTGAGCACGTTGAACACCACCATGCCCGCCACGATGGACAGCATGGCCTGCATGGGCAGGGGCAGGCCCAGGCTGTAGAAAGTGGCCTCGATGGTGAGCAACTGGCCCACCACAGCGATCCAGCGCAGTTGGATGAGCTGGTGCAGGTTTCTCAGCCCTGCGGAGGCGTTGGCCGAGTTGGCCTTGGCCTGGGGCTGTGTGGGGGGCTGTGCGTGAGGCGGTGTGTGGGGGGCGTTAGTGCTGCTGGTCATGGCTGGGGGTGGATGCGTGGGCCGCGCGCAGCCTACGCTCGTAGCGTGCCACAACCACGGCCGCCCCCACCACCATGAGTGCCAATCCAAACCAGGTCAACGCGTACACCAAGTGGCTGTTGGGGAAGCGCACCACCGTCAGGCCGGGGCGTGGCCAGGGGCCTGCCATGTCGGCAGGCAGGTCGGCCGCTGTGGGGCCCTGGCGGGGTGGCAGCCCGGCATCAATAAAGAAGGGCGCCGCCTGGCTGAGCTGCTGTGCCTGGGCGATGGCGGTCACATCGCGTGAATGCCAGCGCTGCTGGGCGGGGTCGTTGCGGCGCAAAAAGCCGCCGCCGGGCTCGCTCAGGCGCAGCAGCCCCACAACGGTCTCAGGGGCCTCATTGATGGCAGACGCTGGCAGAGCCTGCCATTGCGCGCGCTGCTCTTGTGGAACAAACCCGCGGTTGATCAGCACCTGCACCCCGTCGACCATCTGCAAGGGGGTCAGCACCCAATAACCGGCCCCCAGGGCCGTGGTGGCCTGAGTCAGCACGGTTTTGCTGGCAAGCCAGTGGCCTTGCAGGCGTACGGCTTGGTATTCGTGGCTGGCGGCGCTCAGCTGAGACCACTGCTCAGGGGGAGGAAGGGCGCTGGGCGGGGCTTGAATGCGTGCGCTCACGCGCTCAATGAGGTCGAGCTTCCAGGCGCGGCGCTGCACCTGCCACACCCCCAGGGAAATGAAGCCCACAAAAAGGGCGATGCCCACCAAGGTGAGCATCGCCAGGGTCGCATGGGAATGCGGGCGCTTGCGGCCCGCTGCGGGTGTGTGCACGGCCGGTGCCGGTCAGGGCGCCGTGCTGTGCGCGCCACCGTGCCCGGCGGCGGGCTGTTGCTGGCCTGCGGCAGGCACCTGTGGGTGCTCGGGCATCATGTTCGCGTTCATGTGGAACATGACCCACAGGGTGCCGGTGATGGCAATGGCCACGAACACCACGGTGAAGATGGTGGACAGCAGCGTCCAGCCGCCTTCGACCTTGCCGTTCATGTGCAGGAAGCACACCATGTGCACCAGGATCTGCACCACGGCAAAACCGCCCAGCACCAGCACGGCGGTGTTGCGGTCGGCAATCACCTTGGACATGACCAGCCAAAAGGGAATGGCGGTGAGGATGATGGACAGCACAAACCCGACCATGTAACCGGAGAAGGTGCTGTGGGGGCCCGCGTCATGGTGGTGATCGTCGTGCCCGTGCGCATCGTGCGCGTGCGTTGCATGTTGTGCGCTCATTTACAGCACCCCCATCAGGTACACAAAGGTGAATACGCCGATCCAGACCACGTCCAAGAAGTGCCAGAACATGGACAGGCACATCAGGCGGCGGTTGTTCTCGGGGATCAGGCCGTGTTTGTTGATCTGCAACATCAGCACCACCAGCCAGACCAGGCCGAAGGTGACGTGCAGACCGTGGGTGCCCACCAGCGTGAAGAAGGCCGACAGGAAGGCGCTGCGCTGAGGGCCTGCGCCCTGGTGGATCAGATGCTGGAACTCGTACAGCTCCAGCCCCAGGAAGCACAGACCAAACAGGCCCGTGATGCCCAGCCACAGCAGCGTGCCTTTGACGTCGCCCAGCTGCTTGCGCAGCATGGCAAAGCCGAAGGTGATGGACGACAGCAGCAGGAAGGCCGTGTTGATGGCCACCAGGGGCAAGTCAAACAGCTGGGCGCCGGTGGGGCCTGCCGCATAGCTGCGGCCCAGCACGCCGTACGTGGCAAACAGGGCGGCAAAGATGAGGCAGTCGCTCATCAGGTACAGCCAGAAACCCAGGGCGGTGCCGTTTTCGGGATGGGGCTCGTGCGCGAGGTGGTACTCGCGCGGGGCCAGGGCGCCTGCGGCGCCCGCTTGGATGCGGATATCAGACATGGCGTGCGAGTTGGAGTGTGCGGGCTTCTTCGGTGGCAACCACTTCGGAGGCAGGGATGTAGAAGTCACGCTTGTAGTTGAACGTGTGGATGATCGAAGCCAGCACCACGGCTGCGAACGACACCGCAGCCAGCAGCCACATGTGCCAGATCAGCGCAAAGCCGAACACCAGCGAGAGGCCCGAGATGACCACACCAGCCCCGGTATTGGCAGGCATGTGGATGGACTGGAAGCCGCTGAGCGGGCGTTGGTAGCCGTGCTTCTTCATGTCCCACCAGGCGTCGATCTCATGCACCACGGGCGTGAAGGCGAAGTTGTAGTTGGGTGGGGGCGAGGAGGTGGCCCACTCCAGCGTGCGGCCACCCCAAGGGTCGCCCGTCCAGTCGCGCAGTTGCTCGCGCTTGAGGAAGCTGACCACCAACTGGATCAGGAAGCAGCCAATGCCCGCGGCAATCATGGCTGCGCCAATGGCAGCGATCACGAACCAGATTTGCAGCGATTGGTCTTCAAAGTGGCTCACGCGGCGCGTGACGCCCATCAGGCCCAGCACGTACAGCGGCGTGAAAGCCACCCAGAAGCCCACCAGCCACAGCCAGAAGGAGTACACGCCCCAGGTGCGGTCCAGCTTGTAGCCAAACGCCTTGGGGAACCAGTAGTTGATGCCTGCAAACATGGCAAACACCACGCCGCCGATGATCACGTTGTGGAAGTGAGCGATAAGGAACAGGCTGTTGTGCAGCACGAAGTCGGCGGGTGGCACGGCCAGCAGCACGCCGGTCATGCCGCCGATGGCAAACGTCACCATGAAGGCCACGGTCCACATCATGGGCAGCTCAAAGCGGATGCGGCCCTTGTACATGGTGAACAGCCAGTTGAAGATCTTCGCGCCCGTGGGGATCGAGATGATCATGGTCGTGATACCGAAGAAGGTGTTCACGCTCGCGCCCGAGCCCATGGTGAAGAAGTGGTGCAGCCACACCAGGTACGACAGGATGGTGATACACACCGTGGCGTACACCATGGAGGTGTAGCCAAACAGGCGCTTCTTGCTGAAGGTGGCCACCACTTCGGAGAACACGCCGAAGGCGGGCAGCACCAGGATGTACACCTCAGGGTGGCCCCAGATCCAGATCAGGTTCACGTAGAGCATGGGGTTGCCACCCAGCTCGTTGGTGAAGAAGTTGGTGCCAACATAGCGGTCCAGCGACATCAGCACCAGCGCGGCCGTCAGCACGGGGAAGGAGGCCACGATCAGCGCGTTGGTGCACAGGGCGGTCCAGGTGAAGACGGGCATCTTCATCAGGCTCATGCCGGGGGCGCGCATCTTGACGATGGTGACGATCAGGTTGATCCCCGAGAGCGTGGTGCCCACCCCGGCAATCTGCAGTGCCCAGATGTAGTAGTCCAGCCCCGTGCTGGCGCTTTGTGAGCCCAGGTTGGACAGCGCCAGCCAGCCGGAGGTGGAGAACTCCCCCAGGAACAGCGACACCATCACCAGCACGGCGCCAGCGGTGGTCATCCAGAAGCTGAAGTTGTTGAGGAACGGGAAGGACACGTCGCGCGCGCCGATTTGCAGCGGCACGAGGTAGTTCATCAGGCCCGTGACCAGCGGCATCGCCACGAAGAAGATCATGATCACGCCGTGGGCTGTGAAGATCTGGTCGTAGTGGTGCGGTGGCAGGTAGCCCATGTTGTCGCCAAAGGCCATGGCCTGTTGCAGGCGCATCATCACGGCGTCGGCAAAGCCGCGCAGCAGCATCACCAGGCCCAGGATCATGTACATGATCCCGATCTTTTTGTGGTCAATGCTGCAGATCCAGTCGCGCCACAGCGGGCCCCACAGGCGGAACTTGGTGATGCCTGCCACGACGGCAAGACCACCAAGCACCACGGCAATGAAGGTGGCCAGCACGATGGGTTCGTGCGCCATGGGCACAACGTCCCAGCTCAGGCGGCCCAGCGCCCAGTGGGCGGGAGTTACGTTTTCGGAGGTCATAGCGAGGCTCATTGGCGGATGCTGGCGCCGGAGGTTTGTGCCGGTGCGTTGCGGGTTTCAAGCGCTGCCACCACTTGGGCTGCGTTTTGTGCGTTGCACACGTCCTGGGGCAGGTTCAGGCCTGCTGCGCGCACATAGGCGTCGCCGCCCTGGGCGTCGATGGCCATCATGTGGTGCATGCACATCTTTCCGTCTTCCACACAGCGGTTGAGCACCTTGTCGTACAGGCCATCTTCCACCGACGCAAAGCGTTGCACGGGGTCGCGCTCGCTGGGCTTGGCGAGGTTCAGGTAGGAGCCTTTGTCCAGGGGCTTGCCCTCGGTCTTGGCTTTTTGCACCCACTGGGCAAAGTCATCGTTGCTCAGGCCGTGGAACTTGAAGGTCATGCCAGAGAAGCCTGCGCCGCTGTAGTGCGAAGACATGCCGTTGAACACGCCAGGCTTGTTGATGACGGCGTTCAGCTCGGTCTGCATGCCGGGCATGGCGTAGATCATGCCGGCCAGGTCAGGCACGTAGAACGCGTTCATGGTCGATGTCGCGGTCAGTTTGAACAGAATGGGGCGGTCCACCGGGGCGGCCAGCTCGTTTACTGTGGCAATGCCTTGCTCTGGGTAGAAAAACAGCCATTTCCAGTCCATCGCCACCACTTGCACTTCCAGGGGCTTGACGTTGGCGTCCAGGGGGCGCTGGGCGTCGATGCGGTCCAGGGGGCGGTAGGGGTCAAGCTTGTGGGTGCCGATCCAGGTCAGGGCGCCCAGGGCAATGATGATGAGCAGCGGCACGGTCCAGATCACCAGCTCAAGCGTGGTGGAGTGGTGCCACTCGGGGTCGTAGTCGGCCTCGGTGTTGGCGGTGTTCGACTGGCGGTACTTCCAGGCGAAGAACAGGGTCAGGGCGATCACCGGCACGATGATGATGAGCATCAACAGTGTGGCGGTGATGACCATCTGGCCCTGTTGGGCGGCAATGTCACCGGCCGGGTTGAGTACGACGGCCTTGCTGCAACCGGCCAGGCCGGTGGTCAGGGCGATCGCGGCAAGCCAGGCGGGCCTGCGAGATTCTTTGTTTTTGAGCATGCTAGGGGCGCTACAAAGGGGCGCTTAGGTGTAAACACGAATGGCTGAAGTGTCGAAATGTAGTCTCGCTACCGATTTTGTCGATTGGACATTTTGTCCAACATCAAATGCGAGCCAGTGTTTTCGGCTCTTTGGTCTGGGTTTGATCTGTCGCAGGCGGGTTTGGAGGGCTGGCAATCAGGGTTTTCCTACGCGCAGGGCTAGCGAAAGCTCACTTGTGAGGGCCCTCTGAGGGGTGTAGAACGGAGTGGTGTCAGTTTCTTGAGGAGCGTCAATATGTACAGCCCAGGTTCAGCAGCCCTGCCTGCTCCAGGTTTTGATGGTTCGGTGTCTTTGGCCAACGCCCACACCGATGAGGATGTGACCCCCGGTGAGATCGCGGTGGGGGTGATCATTGGGCGGTCTTCCGAATACTTTGATTTTTTTGTGTTCGGCATTGCCAGCGTGCTGGTCTTCCCCTCTTTGCTGTTCCCGTTCTTGTCGCGGCTGGATGGGACTTTGATGGCGTTTGCCATATTTGCCCTGGCTTTCGTGGCCCGCCCTGTGGGCACCGCCATCTCCATGGCTGTGCAGCGGCGCTGGGGGCGGGGCACCAAGCTGACGCTGTCGCTGTTTTTGCTGGGGGCCTGCACGGCGGGCATGGCGTTTTTGCCCAGCTACGCGTCGGTGGGCTCCAAGGCGATTGCGGCCCTGATCATTCTGCGCATTGGCCAGGGGCTGGCGCTGGGGGGCACCTGGGATGGGTTGCCCTCCCTGTTGGCGATGAGCGCCCCCAAGGAGCGGCGCGGCTGGTTTGCCATGATCGGGCAGCTGGGGGCGCCTGTGGGTTTTGTGCTGGCGGCCAGCCTGTTTGCATATTTGTATAGCAGCCTGAGCGTGGCCGAGTTCCTGGACTGGGGCTGGCGCTATCCCTTCTTCGTGGCCTTTGCCATCAACGTGGTGGCCTTGTTTGCCCGTTTGCGTCTGGTGGTGGGGCAGTCGTATGCCGAATTGCTGCAGCAGCGCGAGTTGCAGCCGGTGAGCGTGGCCCAGGTCATGCGCGATGAGGGGGGCAATGTGCTGCTGGGTGCCTTTGCTGCCTTGTCCAGCTTTGCGCTGTTCCATATCGCCACCGTGTTCCCTCTGTCGTGGATTTCGATGTACTCCGAGCAGTCCATCACCGAGGTCCTCTCGGTACAGATCGTGGGCGCCTTCCTGGCAGCCGCAGCCATCATGCTGTCGGGCTGGCTGGCCGACCGGGTGGGGCGGCGCAACCTGCTGGGCTCGATGGCGGTGCTGATCGGGCTGTTCAGCTTCACGGCGCCGTGGTTGCTGGGGGCCGGCTCTACAGGCAATAACGTGTTCTTGTTGGTGGGTTTTGTGCTGCTGGGCTTGTCGTATGGGCAGGCTTCGGGCACCGTCACGGCCAATTTCTCGGCCCAGTACCGCTACACGGGCGCAGCGCTGTCGGCGGACTTGGCCTGGCTGCTGGGCGCCGGGTTTGCCCCGCTGGTGGCCTTGGGGCTGTCGGCCAAGTTTGGGCTGGGGGCCGTGTCGCTGTACCTGCTGTCGGGCGTGGTGTGTACCCTGGTGGCTTTGCGCATCAACCGGTTGATTGAGCGCAAAGAGGCTTGATGGTGGTGCTGGGTGGGGGCTGCAGCACCTGTGCTGAGCCCCTGACCTCTAAACCCCTTGGCCCCACGACGGGCTCTGCGCTGGGGTTGGGTGTTGGTCTTTATTTAGCGTAAGGGTCGGCAAACCCCAGCTCTTGCAGGATGGCCGTTTCGTAGGCCTCCATTTCGTCGGCGTCCTCGGCGCTGGTCTCGTGGTCCCAGCCCTGGGCGTGCAGTGCGCCGTGCACCAGCAGGTGCGCGTAGTGCTCTTCCAGGCTTTTGTTTTGCTCTTGGGCCTCGCGTTCCACCACGGGTGCGCACAGCACCAGGTCTGCGGTGACGATGGGCTCCTGCGTGTAGTCAAACGTGAGCACGTTGGTGGCGTAGTCTTTTTTGCGGTACTCGCGGTTGAGCTGTTGGCCTTCTTCTGCGCCCACGATGCGCACTGTGATTTCCGCATCGGTGGACAAGGCGTGGCGAATCCAGCGCGTGACCTTGTGGCGGGGCAGGGTGGCGCGGTGTTCTGCCAGGTTGTCAAACTTGCCAAACTGCAAGGACAGAGAGAGTTGGTTGAGTGTCATTTTGGCCTCTGGCGCTTGATATATAAGCGCAAGCAGCTATAAAAATAATAGTAAAAATGCTCAGCTGCGCGCAGTCTGTGCGCGGCGTGGCGCATCGTAGGCGTCCACAATGCGCGCCACCAGGGGGTGGCGCACCACGTCGGCACTGGTAAAGCGTGTGATGGCAATGCCCTTGACCCGCTTGAGCACCCGCTCGGCATCGATCAGCCCGCTCATGGCCCCCTTGGGCAGATCGATCTGGCTCACATCGCCCGTGACCACGGCACGCGCGCCAAAGCCGATGCGGGTGAGGAACATCTTCATTTGCTCAGGGGTGGTGTTTTGCGCCTCGTCCAGGATCACAAAAGCGTTGTTTAGCGTGCGCCCGCGCATGAAGGCCAGCGGGGCGATTTCAATGGCGTTGCGCTCAAACGCCTTTTGCACCTTGTCGTGGCCCATCAACTCGTACAGGGCGTCGTACAGCGGGCGCAGGTAGGGGTCGACCTTTTGGGCCAGGTCGCCGGGCAAAAAGCCCAGGCGCTCACCCGCCTCGACCGCCGGGCGGGTCAGCACAATGCGCTGTACGGCACTGCGTTCTAGAGCATCTACCGCGCAGGCCACGGCCAAGTAGGTTTTGCCTGTGCCCGCAGGGCCAATGCCAAAGGTGATGTCGTGCGAAGCAATGTTCTGCAGGTACAGGCTTTGGGTGGGGGTGCGGCCACGCAGGTCCGCGCGGCGGGTGTTGAGCACGATGGCGCCCTCGGGCGCTTCGATCAGCCCAGAATCGCCCGCCAGCATGATTTGCAGCGTGTCTTCAGGGATGGGCCGCTCGGCCATCTCGTACAGCGCCTGCAACAATTCCATGGCCTGGGTGGCTTTGGCCTTGGGGCCGTCCACCTTGAACTGTTCGTGCCGATGGGCGATGCTTACCTCCAGGGCCACTTCGATGGTGCGCAGGTGCGCGTCCGCCGGGCCGCACAGGTGGGTGAGCCGCGTGTTGTTGTGTGGGGTGAAGGTGTGGCGCAGGATCACGCTGATAATTCCAGTCGGCAAAAGCCAATGACGACAAAAAAGAGCGCGCCGCCTGCCTACGCATGCTGCGGCGCCAAAGGACACCAATGATAGGCAAATTGACCGGCACCCTGCTGGAGAAGAATCCCCCCGAGGTGCTGCTGGACTGCCACGGTGTGGGCTATGAGGTGAATGTGCCCATGAGCACCTTCTACAACCTGCCCGCAGTGGGCGAGCAGGTCAGCCTGCTCACGCAATTCATTGTGCGTGAGGATGCGCAGTTGCTATATGGCTTTGGCACGGCGCAAGAGCGCCAGGCTTTTCGGGAGTTGATCAAAATCTCAGGTGTGGGTCCACGCACGGCCTTGTCCATCCTCTCTGGCATGGGCGTGGCCGACCTGGCCCAGGCCATCACGCTGCAGGAGGCGGGCCGTTTGGTCAAAGTGCCAGGCATTGGCAAGAAGACGGCCGAGCGCTTGTTGCTGGAGTTGAAGGGCAAGATGGGGGCGGATATCGGTACCCCGACCCATGCCGCCAGCGACGCGCAGGCCGACATCCTTCAGGCGCTGTTGGCCCTGGGCTACAACGACAAGGAAGCGGTAGCAGCCCTCAAAGCGCTGCCGCCGGACGTGGGTGTAAGTGACGGTATCAAGCTGGCGCTCAAAGCATTGGCCCGCTAATAATCCAAAAACGGACGCCACCATGGAGCCACCGCATCCGCAGGGTGATCTCCAAAGTAATGGTCTTTGCACAACAAAGGAAACGCAGATGACAATCGGTTCAATCAAACGCTGGACATGTGTACTCACTGCCGTCACAGCGCTAGTCGTGGGCTGTGGCGGCAGCGGCGAGACTGCCCCCGTCGCTAAAACGGATGCGGTTTCCAGCGTGGACAGCCGCGTTCAGCCGGTCAACGCTGTGCAGAAAGTAGAGAGTGTCAAGTTTCGCAGCGGAGCTTTGGCTCCGAAGGCTACCGAGGTTTCGTTGCCCGCTCTATCGC
This Acidovorax sp. 106 DNA region includes the following protein-coding sequences:
- a CDS encoding response regulator transcription factor — translated: MDTERLLLIVEDDDAFARTLARSFERRGYRVLHADGMARVEELLTEHVPQYAVVDLKLKGEATGLACVRTLHEHSAKMRIVVLTGFASIATAVEAIKLGAGHYLAKPSNTDDIEAAFALQEGNPEVELTNRSSSIKTLEWERIHEVLAESDFNISEAARRLGMHRRTLSRKLGKQRV
- a CDS encoding ATP-binding protein; protein product: MTSSTNAPHTPPHAQPPTQPQAKANSANASAGLRNLHQLIQLRWIAVVGQLLTIEATFYSLGLPLPMQAMLSIVAGMVVFNVLSLLRWRTRRSVHDVELFIALLVDVGALTAQLYLSGGIGNPFVFLYLLQIAVGAMLLRGGYIWSIVVVASACVMLLSQHSQPLPLATNVHDGWASPYVLGLLVCFMLNAILVVIFITRISHNLRRRDARLAAVRQRAAEEEHIVRMGLLASGAAHELGTPLATLAVILGDWKRVPALASDATLQEDIAEMEAQVKRCKTIVSGILLSAGETRGELSSQTTVRQFLDTLVQDWRTTRSVQEFVYDNLIEDDSPMVADVTLEQMVFNVLDNARDASPHWVSLQAQRDADALRIVVTDRGPGFTTEVLTHLGTPYQSTKGRPGGGLGLFLSMNVARTLGGSVVAHNRPDGGAEVTITLSLPAITLQATAPEDHGH
- a CDS encoding SURF1 family protein, which translates into the protein MLTLVGIALFVGFISLGVWQVQRRAWKLDLIERVSARIQAPPSALPPPEQWSQLSAASHEYQAVRLQGHWLASKTVLTQATTALGAGYWVLTPLQMVDGVQVLINRGFVPQEQRAQWQALPASAINEAPETVVGLLRLSEPGGGFLRRNDPAQQRWHSRDVTAIAQAQQLSQAAPFFIDAGLPPRQGPTAADLPADMAGPWPRPGLTVVRFPNSHLVYALTWFGLALMVVGAAVVVARYERRLRAAHASTPSHDQQH
- the cyoD gene encoding cytochrome o ubiquinol oxidase subunit IV, giving the protein MSAQHATHAHDAHGHDDHHHDAGPHSTFSGYMVGFVLSIILTAIPFWLVMSKVIADRNTAVLVLGGFAVVQILVHMVCFLHMNGKVEGGWTLLSTIFTVVFVAIAITGTLWVMFHMNANMMPEHPQVPAAGQQQPAAGHGGAHSTAP
- the cyoC gene encoding cytochrome o ubiquinol oxidase subunit III, which codes for MSDIRIQAGAAGALAPREYHLAHEPHPENGTALGFWLYLMSDCLIFAALFATYGVLGRSYAAGPTGAQLFDLPLVAINTAFLLLSSITFGFAMLRKQLGDVKGTLLWLGITGLFGLCFLGLELYEFQHLIHQGAGPQRSAFLSAFFTLVGTHGLHVTFGLVWLVVLMLQINKHGLIPENNRRLMCLSMFWHFLDVVWIGVFTFVYLMGVL
- the cyoB gene encoding cytochrome o ubiquinol oxidase subunit I, with protein sequence MTSENVTPAHWALGRLSWDVVPMAHEPIVLATFIAVVLGGLAVVAGITKFRLWGPLWRDWICSIDHKKIGIMYMILGLVMLLRGFADAVMMRLQQAMAFGDNMGYLPPHHYDQIFTAHGVIMIFFVAMPLVTGLMNYLVPLQIGARDVSFPFLNNFSFWMTTAGAVLVMVSLFLGEFSTSGWLALSNLGSQSASTGLDYYIWALQIAGVGTTLSGINLIVTIVKMRAPGMSLMKMPVFTWTALCTNALIVASFPVLTAALVLMSLDRYVGTNFFTNELGGNPMLYVNLIWIWGHPEVYILVLPAFGVFSEVVATFSKKRLFGYTSMVYATVCITILSYLVWLHHFFTMGSGASVNTFFGITTMIISIPTGAKIFNWLFTMYKGRIRFELPMMWTVAFMVTFAIGGMTGVLLAVPPADFVLHNSLFLIAHFHNVIIGGVVFAMFAGINYWFPKAFGYKLDRTWGVYSFWLWLVGFWVAFTPLYVLGLMGVTRRVSHFEDQSLQIWFVIAAIGAAMIAAGIGCFLIQLVVSFLKREQLRDWTGDPWGGRTLEWATSSPPPNYNFAFTPVVHEIDAWWDMKKHGYQRPLSGFQSIHMPANTGAGVVISGLSLVFGFALIWHMWLLAAVSFAAVVLASIIHTFNYKRDFYIPASEVVATEEARTLQLARHV
- the cyoA gene encoding ubiquinol oxidase subunit II, whose translation is MLKNKESRRPAWLAAIALTTGLAGCSKAVVLNPAGDIAAQQGQMVITATLLMLIIIVPVIALTLFFAWKYRQSNTANTEADYDPEWHHSTTLELVIWTVPLLIIIALGALTWIGTHKLDPYRPLDRIDAQRPLDANVKPLEVQVVAMDWKWLFFYPEQGIATVNELAAPVDRPILFKLTATSTMNAFYVPDLAGMIYAMPGMQTELNAVINKPGVFNGMSSHYSGAGFSGMTFKFHGLSNDDFAQWVQKAKTEGKPLDKGSYLNLAKPSERDPVQRFASVEDGLYDKVLNRCVEDGKMCMHHMMAIDAQGGDAYVRAAGLNLPQDVCNAQNAAQVVAALETRNAPAQTSGASIRQ
- a CDS encoding MFS transporter, whose protein sequence is MYSPGSAALPAPGFDGSVSLANAHTDEDVTPGEIAVGVIIGRSSEYFDFFVFGIASVLVFPSLLFPFLSRLDGTLMAFAIFALAFVARPVGTAISMAVQRRWGRGTKLTLSLFLLGACTAGMAFLPSYASVGSKAIAALIILRIGQGLALGGTWDGLPSLLAMSAPKERRGWFAMIGQLGAPVGFVLAASLFAYLYSSLSVAEFLDWGWRYPFFVAFAINVVALFARLRLVVGQSYAELLQQRELQPVSVAQVMRDEGGNVLLGAFAALSSFALFHIATVFPLSWISMYSEQSITEVLSVQIVGAFLAAAAIMLSGWLADRVGRRNLLGSMAVLIGLFSFTAPWLLGAGSTGNNVFLLVGFVLLGLSYGQASGTVTANFSAQYRYTGAALSADLAWLLGAGFAPLVALGLSAKFGLGAVSLYLLSGVVCTLVALRINRLIERKEA
- the ybeY gene encoding rRNA maturation RNase YbeY gives rise to the protein MTLNQLSLSLQFGKFDNLAEHRATLPRHKVTRWIRHALSTDAEITVRIVGAEEGQQLNREYRKKDYATNVLTFDYTQEPIVTADLVLCAPVVEREAQEQNKSLEEHYAHLLVHGALHAQGWDHETSAEDADEMEAYETAILQELGFADPYAK
- a CDS encoding PhoH family protein, translated to MILRHTFTPHNNTRLTHLCGPADAHLRTIEVALEVSIAHRHEQFKVDGPKAKATQAMELLQALYEMAERPIPEDTLQIMLAGDSGLIEAPEGAIVLNTRRADLRGRTPTQSLYLQNIASHDITFGIGPAGTGKTYLAVACAVDALERSAVQRIVLTRPAVEAGERLGFLPGDLAQKVDPYLRPLYDALYELMGHDKVQKAFERNAIEIAPLAFMRGRTLNNAFVILDEAQNTTPEQMKMFLTRIGFGARAVVTGDVSQIDLPKGAMSGLIDAERVLKRVKGIAITRFTSADVVRHPLVARIVDAYDAPRRAQTARS
- the ruvA gene encoding Holliday junction branch migration protein RuvA, which produces MIGKLTGTLLEKNPPEVLLDCHGVGYEVNVPMSTFYNLPAVGEQVSLLTQFIVREDAQLLYGFGTAQERQAFRELIKISGVGPRTALSILSGMGVADLAQAITLQEAGRLVKVPGIGKKTAERLLLELKGKMGADIGTPTHAASDAQADILQALLALGYNDKEAVAALKALPPDVGVSDGIKLALKALAR